Within the Sulfurospirillum barnesii SES-3 genome, the region TGACCTGAAAATTTAAGCTCTTCTGTCCATGTTTCAATCTCTGAGTAATTAAACTGCTTTAAACCATCTGAGGTGTTGTTGGCTTGAAAGTCCGCATCAAAATCACTCTCTAAATCAAGTTTTTTATGGGTGGTAGTAGATTCAACTTTGAAAGCATCAAAATCATAAGCAAGATTAAGGCTTTGCGCTTTAACTGCTGTTCTCTCAACCGTTGGAACATCAGAGCTAATGTGTTTACCATCGTCTCTATCGACTCCAGAGAGGTTTCCCGTGGAATCGGTTGCAAAACCATTCATAAAATAATGTTTGGTGTAGGTATCACTTAGGCTTACTTTTCCAGAAAAACGCTCCGTGGGTTTCAAAAGCACAAAACCACTCATTTTACGATCACGCTTTTGATTGGCATCAGAATCCATGCCAGGATATTCATTCTCAATCCATCCATCATCGACTTTAAAAGTACCATTTATCCCTGCATAGAGTTTGTCTGCTATTAATGCACCGCTTGTATTAAAACTACTCTGCACCGTGTTGTAATTGCCATACTCAGCCCCCACATTCCCATGCCATTCATTGCTTGGTTTTTTAGTGATGATATTCACAACTGCCCCTACGGCATCTTTACCATAAAGGGTTCCTTGAGGCCCTCGTAACACCTCAATTTGCGCTACATCGGCTAGAGAAGGATCAAAATCATAACGGTCATAATAGGGCACACCATCCACATAAATCACCACAGGATTATTATTGGTAAACATCGAGGTGTTCAGTCCTCTAAAGGAAATCGTAGAACCATTGGCAGCATTATTGATATACATATTAGGCACTTCTCTCATCGCATCGGCAACATTTTTAATGCCCTTTTCCTGAAGGGTCTCTTCATCAATGACGGTAATGCTTTGGGGAACGTCTTGAATATTTTCTTCTATTTTATTAGCACTAACCGTAACACTCTCTAAGCTGTACGCTTCATTTGCCCCATACAGAAAACCGCTTGTTACGATGGAAACCATGGCAAAGGCCAAAACCTTTTTATTCACACACTCCTCCTTAAAATAATACGCATTTTAAAAAGGCAATAGTACTCCATATTAAAAACCATTATCAATACGTTTTTAACGCTAAAGGGATTTTTTTGCGCCCGAAACGGATTTTTTACCATTTTTTAAAACCGATACGCAAAGGCTACACCTACACTACGAGGCTCACCAGCTCTAGCATACCAATTGGAATTAACCACAAACGCACGAGTAATATATCCCTCATCAAAAAGGTTTTTCGCGTAGAGATACACATCAAATTTCTCTTGTTCATAACCGATTTTAACGTTTGTGACCCCATAACTTTGGGAGCGGGTATTGTCATTGTCCATATAAACTTTCCCAAAATAAGCATAATTTCCACCCACGTAATAGCCTCCCTCAAAACGGTAATTTGCTCCTACATTAAAGGTATAGCGTGGTACATTAATGACATAATTATCACTGTAATCACTCGCCCCTTTGGTGTACTCCTCATACGTCGCCTTGGTGTATCCAAAACCACTGAACAGATTCAATCCTTCCATCGGATTCATATGAAGTTCTATTTCAGCTCCCCTACTTGTTGCGGAAGAGGCATTGTCAATATACGCTACCCCATTACTTTGAGCAAGTTCGACTTGCATATCTTTCCAGTCAATATAAAAGAGTGCGGTACTTAATGAAAGTGTATCGCTGAGTTTGGATTTGATACCGAGTTCATAATTCCATGTAAATTCAGGCTCATAACTTTGACCCACGGTATCGGTGGTGTTAAAGCCACCGCTTCGAAAGCCTTTGGATACACTAAGATAAGGGCTAAACGCTTCGTATTTTTTATAGGCTAAAGAAAATTTTGGAAGCCATGCGTCAAAGGTTTCGCTGGCTGAACCGCTTTTATCCGTATAGCCAAACATAGAGAGCATGGTTCCACCTCTTTGTGTGTAGTCATCTTCTTTCTTTTCTCTATCGTAACGAAGCCCTAGTGTAGCGTGCAAACTGTTTTCAAAACGGTAGGTTGCTTCACTAAAAAGTGCTGTACCTAGTGTGTCAATTTTGCTTTTTTGCACTAGCGTTTCTAAAGGCATACCCATACCCATGTTCATAAAATTCATCGGTATACGGTAGTCATGATTTTCTTGTTCTCTAAGAAGAAAAACGCCGTTAATCCATTGCAAACGCTCATTAGGTTTTGCAATAAAACGAAGCTCCTCAGAGAGTGACTTGACCTCTTTATCGGTATAAAGCCTTGTTAAATCCACCGTCGTAAAATCAAGATCGTTATTGGCAATATACTGCTCTTTTTTAGCTGACGTAATGGAGATGATTTTGAGCGTATCGCTGTAGGTGTAATCACTCTTTACATGTAAATCATGAAGCTCTTTATTGGTATCGCCTAGATAGTCCACCTCAATGTTTTTGCGTATGGTATTGCTTGTCCAAGGAGCAAATTGCGCATAGTAAGGCGAATCACTTTTTTGGTAGTTATAAGCGATGGTCACATTTAATGCGTCATTGACGTTAGTATAAAGTTTCAAGCGTGCGTCGATGTTTTTTTCTTCACCAACGTCATTACCTTTGAGCGTATCTTTAAAATAACCATTACTATGTTCGTACCGTAACGCCGCACGTAGCACCGTCGTATCGCTTAGCGGTTGGTTTACGATCGCATGCGAACTGATCGTATTAAAACTGCCATACTCCATCCCTACTTCAGCACTTGGCACAAATGAAGGTGCTTTGGTCACGACATTCACGATGCCAGCTTCAGAATTGCGTCCATACAGTGTCCCTTGCGGACCTTTAAGCACTTCAATATGATCGATGTCTAAAAAGTTCATATCCAAAGCACTGTAATAAACATCATCCACGTAAAATCCCACCGCAGGCGTTCCAATCATTCCAGAAGTGACTCCTCGCATAGACGCAAATGTCGATGCCGTAGCAGGACCTGTCTCAACGATCAAAAAATTGGACGTCATGCTTTGCAAGCCAATCGAATCTTTAATTAAAAAATCATTCACCTGATCGGAACTCACCACACTCACACTTGAGGGCAATTCCAAAAGCGTGCTTGAACCCATCTTATCAGCACTTAAGACAATTTCATCCAACCGTCTCTCTTCTGCCAACACACCTGTATTAAGCCCTAAAGTAACGGCCATACTTAACGCTATGGTTTTACGCATTTTCTCTCCTAAGCTTTCCTAAATAAAATTTGCGTTATTCTATTTTTTTTGATAGAGAATATCAATATATTTTTTATGCTAAAACAACGCTTTTTTATGAGGAAGCAACAATGTGTAATACTTTGGACTTACCATCTTTCAATCTCTTTCATCAAACACCATCGCCTCATTCAGCCTCCTTATTAGAACCCTACGCAACAGGTTCAATTCGCCCTCTTGTTTTAGAAGAAGGATTAATGCTTTGCCATTTTGATCTTCTGCCAAAAGAGAGACTCTGCTTACACAATGAATTTGAACAACCCTTGTTGATGTTTGCAGCATTTACGCAAGGTGGTATTCATTACCAACACCATGATTTTCATCTTCAACAAACCTTTGATACAAACCGTCTCTACTCTGTGCTCTTAAACAAAGAAAATGGACAAAGTTATTATGAAAAAGAACGTCTAAGTTGTTCGTTTAACCTTATGCTCTCCCCTTCATTTTTATCTAACATGTTGGAAGAAGAAAGGCATCCTTTGTCCCATTTACTTGAAAAATTAGAACAAAAACCGTTCTTTGAGATTTTAAGTGAAATACCCATGAGCCAAAAAATGCTTACACACATCAAAATGCTAAGCCATCTTAATGCTAAAGATCCTCTAAACCTTTTTCTGCTCAAATCTAACGTCTATGAACTGCTCTATGAATGGCTTAGCCCTCTTTGCAAACACGATAAAACACCCTATACGATTCCTGAAATTGAATGCTTTTATACACATAAAGTTGCTGGTTATATTCACGAAAACCTCTTAGAGCCTCTAAGCCTTGAAGAACTGTGCCGTATCGCTAAAACCAATGCAACAAAACTCCAACGCAATTTCAAGCACCTTTTTCATCAAAGCCTTTTTAACTACATCAGTACTCACCGTTTAGAGCATGCCAAAAATTTACTTGAACAAGGAGAAATGGATATAAACGATGTTGCAAAAACTATCGGTTATGCCCATCAAAGCAACTTTACAAGCGCATTTGCAAAGTATTTTGGATATACACCCAAAAGCGTTTTAAAACAGAAAACATTTTACATGTAAAAAGAAATCCTGTGGCTATTCATCCTTTTTACCTACAACAATACTCTAAGGATTTACGATGTCTATCACCCTTACAAACCATGATTTTTTAGAAATAGCCCCCGAACTCTTTTCCACCCATTCACCTAGAAAAATAGGCAATGCTAAGGTGTTAGAGGAGTTTGGAAATATTCATTTTAGCTATTTCAATACAGGCAATGGCATCGCTTATGGCTCATTTGATGGCTATTTTAACGACGAGGTTCATCTACATTCGTGGGAGATGGAAGAGCAATCCTTCCTCTATTTTAACGCAGGAGAAACGCTTCATTTTAAATCCATCAGTGATAATCGTACCTTTGATATTCAACCTAAAAGTATGATGCAAGGGTTCATTCAAAAGGGTCTGCGTTCATTAGGATTTTATGAGAAAAACAAACACTATTCAAGCCACTCCATTGTCATTTCCCGTGAGCTTGTTGAATCCTTTTCAAAAGAAACAATGCTCGCCCATCCGCTTTCCTCAGCTCAACACATGTTTCAAATAGATGATTACGCACAGATGATGCACGCACAAAAAATCCTTTTAAATCAAATACAAAACAAACATATCTTTCAAGGAAAACTGCAAGAGCTTTTTGTAGAGTCTAAACTGCTCGAATTGGTCTATTGTACGTTTCAAAAACCCTATTTACATGTAAAAGAAAACTTCTCTTTGGATGATTATAAAGCATTACATAAAGCCAAAGAAATAGTACTCAATAATCTTATAACACCTCCCTCACTCAAAGAGTTATCTCACCTTTGCGCACTCAATGAATTTAAACTCAAGAAAGGATTTAAAGTACTCTTTGGAACAACCGTATATGGAATGCTTCATGCCCACCGCCTAGCAGAAGCAAAGAATCTTCTCGAGCATAATGACATGAGTGTACAAGAAGCAGCTTTACATGTAGGCTACAAAAGCCTCAGTCACTTTAGCAAAGCCTTTAAAGAGTGCTATGGGATTTTCCCGATTCAACTTAAAAAAGAGCGCAAATATTTTTACAATACGTCTTTATAAAAAGCGTCTACATTGACATGTAAACGCTAATAAGCCTATAATCCAAATCGCCTGATATTGCTCAGTGAAATGAGATGCGCTGTGATAAAAGGCATCGCTCCTTTTTTGCAGATGTCAAGTTTTTTCTTCTCGCTTAGGTGGTTCAGTTTTTCTTCATTGAGCGTGAAAAAGCCGTTAATCGTATGGGATTTACCCTCTTCATCCAAAACAGTAGCACTCTTTTCCACCAAAAGTCCCCATGTATATAAATCTTTAATGAACGCACTGCATGCGTGCAATTCGCTTTGAACCTGTATCAGAAAATCCAACGTGTTTTTGCTCAACTCACTGGGTGTTTTATCCTCTTTAAACAAAGCTCGTGCCTGATTGGATGCGCTCAATTCTTCCAAAGCCTCCTCTTCAATGCCTAAAGAAAAGCCCTCTTTAGCTTCATTTTTAACCAAACTAAACGGATAACGTCTTAAAAAAGCAGGCAAGTATTTTCCTTTTTTAAAGCGACGATTTTCATCCAAATAGACGTTTTTATCGTTAAATCCCAGTAAAGCGATGGCAAGCCAATCCCCCTCTTGATTTTTGGTAAATAAAATCGGATAGTCCTTGCACGCCTCGTAAAACTCGCCAATGCCCAAGGGCACGCTAATCATTGTCTCTAAATTGGGGTAACGCATTGCGTCATTGACGGCTTTTTTTTGATCGTGCGGTTGGTTGATAATATGCAATGCCATGGGTTATGTTCCTCTAAATAATTGAAGTCTGTGTGATTATCATACCATTTTTGGGAGACGTTTTGACTGGAAAAAGAGAAAAAAAAAGGAGCAGTCACATTTTACATGTAACCGCTTTGAGGCATTAAAATTGAACGAGGTTTTGGATTTTCTCCACAATACTTGGATCTTCTAAGGTTGAAATATCCTGCGTAATAGGCTCTTTTTTGGCGATAGAGCGCAAAATACGACGCATGATTTTTCCACTTCTGGTTTTTGGAAGTCCTGGAACGAAACGAATCGCATCCAGTTTTGCGATATTTCCAATTTCTTTTACGATGAGCTTGTTAAGCTCTTGAATCATATAGACCTCTTCGCTAATGCTATCGGTACCCTTAATGACAATGTACGCAAAAATACCCTCACCTTTAATCGGATCAGGACGTCCAACAACGGCAACCTCAGCGACGTTTTCATGGTGACCCAGTACCGCTTCAATCTCAGCTGTGCCAATTCTATGCCCTGAGACGTTGATAACATCATCGGTTCGACCTGTAATGACAATGTAGCCATCATCATCATACATCGCACCATCGCCTGAGAAATAGACAGGTTTGCCATCTTTCTTGCAATCTCCAAAATAGGACTTCACAAAACGCTCAGGATCGCCCCAAATCGTACGAATCATAGAAGGCCAAGGCTTTGTGATACACAAAAATCCTTTTTCACCCCTAGGCGTTGGGTTACCATATTCATCAATAATTTCTGCTTTAATTCCAGGAAGTGGAAATGTCGCAGAACCAGGTTTAATCGGAGTAGCCCCTGGAAGTGGCGTAATCATATGCCCACCCGTCTCCGTTTGCCACCATGTATCCACAATCGGGCATTTTCCTCCACCAATTTGCTCATAGTACCACATCCACGCATCAGGATTAATTGGCTCTCCCACCGTTCCTAACACTTTCAGTGAGCTTAAATCATACTTGCTTGGCGCATCCGCTCCTTCTTTATGCAGCAAGCGAATCGCTGTTGGTGCGGTGTAAAACTGATTGACACGGTGCTCTTCGATCATACTCCACCATCTGCCTACATCAGGAAAGGTTGGAACGCCCTCATACATAATGGTCGTTGCACCCATCGCCAAAGGTCCATAAACAATGTACGTATGCCCTGTGATCCAACCCACATCTGCCGTACACCAGAACGTATCGTTTTCTTTTACATCAAAAACGTGTTCCATTGTGTATTGCGCCCAAAGAATGTAGCCCGCACTGGAGTGTTGAACCCCTTTTGGCTTGCCCGTACTTCCTGAGGTGTAAAGTAAAAAAAGTGGGT harbors:
- a CDS encoding TonB-dependent receptor codes for the protein MRKTIALSMAVTLGLNTGVLAEERRLDEIVLSADKMGSSTLLELPSSVSVVSSDQVNDFLIKDSIGLQSMTSNFLIVETGPATASTFASMRGVTSGMIGTPAVGFYVDDVYYSALDMNFLDIDHIEVLKGPQGTLYGRNSEAGIVNVVTKAPSFVPSAEVGMEYGSFNTISSHAIVNQPLSDTTVLRAALRYEHSNGYFKDTLKGNDVGEEKNIDARLKLYTNVNDALNVTIAYNYQKSDSPYYAQFAPWTSNTIRKNIEVDYLGDTNKELHDLHVKSDYTYSDTLKIISITSAKKEQYIANNDLDFTTVDLTRLYTDKEVKSLSEELRFIAKPNERLQWINGVFLLREQENHDYRIPMNFMNMGMGMPLETLVQKSKIDTLGTALFSEATYRFENSLHATLGLRYDREKKEDDYTQRGGTMLSMFGYTDKSGSASETFDAWLPKFSLAYKKYEAFSPYLSVSKGFRSGGFNTTDTVGQSYEPEFTWNYELGIKSKLSDTLSLSTALFYIDWKDMQVELAQSNGVAYIDNASSATSRGAEIELHMNPMEGLNLFSGFGYTKATYEEYTKGASDYSDNYVINVPRYTFNVGANYRFEGGYYVGGNYAYFGKVYMDNDNTRSQSYGVTNVKIGYEQEKFDVYLYAKNLFDEGYITRAFVVNSNWYARAGEPRSVGVAFAYRF
- a CDS encoding helix-turn-helix domain-containing protein, encoding MCNTLDLPSFNLFHQTPSPHSASLLEPYATGSIRPLVLEEGLMLCHFDLLPKERLCLHNEFEQPLLMFAAFTQGGIHYQHHDFHLQQTFDTNRLYSVLLNKENGQSYYEKERLSCSFNLMLSPSFLSNMLEEERHPLSHLLEKLEQKPFFEILSEIPMSQKMLTHIKMLSHLNAKDPLNLFLLKSNVYELLYEWLSPLCKHDKTPYTIPEIECFYTHKVAGYIHENLLEPLSLEELCRIAKTNATKLQRNFKHLFHQSLFNYISTHRLEHAKNLLEQGEMDINDVAKTIGYAHQSNFTSAFAKYFGYTPKSVLKQKTFYM
- a CDS encoding helix-turn-helix transcriptional regulator; amino-acid sequence: MSITLTNHDFLEIAPELFSTHSPRKIGNAKVLEEFGNIHFSYFNTGNGIAYGSFDGYFNDEVHLHSWEMEEQSFLYFNAGETLHFKSISDNRTFDIQPKSMMQGFIQKGLRSLGFYEKNKHYSSHSIVISRELVESFSKETMLAHPLSSAQHMFQIDDYAQMMHAQKILLNQIQNKHIFQGKLQELFVESKLLELVYCTFQKPYLHVKENFSLDDYKALHKAKEIVLNNLITPPSLKELSHLCALNEFKLKKGFKVLFGTTVYGMLHAHRLAEAKNLLEHNDMSVQEAALHVGYKSLSHFSKAFKECYGIFPIQLKKERKYFYNTSL
- a CDS encoding SapC family protein, which translates into the protein MALHIINQPHDQKKAVNDAMRYPNLETMISVPLGIGEFYEACKDYPILFTKNQEGDWLAIALLGFNDKNVYLDENRRFKKGKYLPAFLRRYPFSLVKNEAKEGFSLGIEEEALEELSASNQARALFKEDKTPSELSKNTLDFLIQVQSELHACSAFIKDLYTWGLLVEKSATVLDEEGKSHTINGFFTLNEEKLNHLSEKKKLDICKKGAMPFITAHLISLSNIRRFGL
- the acs gene encoding acetate--CoA ligase, which codes for MSQLFEPNRALSREARIKNMCEYKELCIQADEDFEGYWDKLAREKLEWFKPYDRVLNDDNAPFYKWFEGGKINVTHQCLGRHLNSRKNKAAIIWEGEDGQRRIITYLQLFYRVNRLANLMRNKFGIQKGDRVVLYMPMIPEAAFAMLACAKIGAIHSVVFGGFSAEALRDRVQDAQAKLVITADGAFRRGKPYMLKPMVDEALKEGCECCEKVLIVQRNFEDIEYVRGRDYVYNEIIMQESQYCEPEWMDAEDPLFLLYTSGSTGKPKGVQHSSAGYILWAQYTMEHVFDVKENDTFWCTADVGWITGHTYIVYGPLAMGATTIMYEGVPTFPDVGRWWSMIEEHRVNQFYTAPTAIRLLHKEGADAPSKYDLSSLKVLGTVGEPINPDAWMWYYEQIGGGKCPIVDTWWQTETGGHMITPLPGATPIKPGSATFPLPGIKAEIIDEYGNPTPRGEKGFLCITKPWPSMIRTIWGDPERFVKSYFGDCKKDGKPVYFSGDGAMYDDDGYIVITGRTDDVINVSGHRIGTAEIEAVLGHHENVAEVAVVGRPDPIKGEGIFAYIVIKGTDSISEEVYMIQELNKLIVKEIGNIAKLDAIRFVPGLPKTRSGKIMRRILRSIAKKEPITQDISTLEDPSIVEKIQNLVQF